GCCGGCGCCAAGGAAGCTGATCCCCACCACGATCGCCTGCAGAATACGAATCGGATCGGCTTTCAGAAGGGCATCCTTTTCGTGCTGAGCGAATTGGTCGACGATCTCCTGCCCCAGGATCATCATCAACGCCGATCCAGCGCTGACGAAGATATGCGTGCGAATACCAGCCGGTTTGCCAGCGATCTCACGCTCGATTCCCAACACCGCGCCACAGGCGGCAGCGATCGCGATCGTTTGTAGATTTTGAACGTCAAGCTCTTGCAACATTTTTGACTCGGCACAACGACGCGTTAAAAGGGCATTCGCAACCAGGCGTGAAGCCGCTCTGATCGGCGTCGCCCAACTAACGCTATTTTACGACGGCGCCAGATGCAGAACCAATCAGGCGCTGAATGATCGAACGAGAAAAGCCGGTCCCCACGCGAGCGGACCGGCTGATTTGAAGTCACACAAAGAGGCGACGGTGGCATCTACTTCGCCTTGCTCGCCGAACGACCATCGGGAACGGGATCGCCCTGCCGTCGCACTAGATGAAACAACATCACCTTGCTCCCCTCGGGCGATTCAAATTTCGTGGGGCGATCGTTTCCAGGCAACGCATAACAGAGCGACCATTTGTCATCTCCCTCGAATTTGAGGATCCCCGCGGCGACGATGTCTTCCGTCGGAACCTTCAAGTCGCGTTTGGCGACCGTCGATTTCTGCGGCACCGAAGTCATGTTGATCTGAATCGGATCCTCAGCCGAATCGATACTGAAGACGGCGCGAAACCGCTGGTGCTCATTGCGATCATAAGTCGTGATCGTGTTGGTCGCGACAGTGTTGTAGGTTCCCTTGAGTTCCACTTCGGACAGCTCGCGCCCCTGGTTTACGCCTGCGACGACTTCCCATCGACCCTGCAACCGCTGCATCACCGGTTCGTTGGTCGGGTTGTCCGCGACTGCGACGCAGGCAAGGCCTAGAAGAAGGGAAACAGTCGTTAGATGGACAGTCATTTTTTTGAACATTCGATTTCTCCGAACGGGTTGATTGGATTGAGACACCTTTCCCCCGTTGCACGTTTCGTGCCCAACGATTCTCTCTTTGGCGACACGCAATCAACGCAAAGCGATTTGGTCGGTTTGGCTCCGATTTGACCGATCCGCTCCCATACTTGGCCCGATTTGCGAACGACATCGCCACGTCGGCCGGCGGCTCGGATCTAGGCTGCAGCAGCCATGCGACCGGACAACAGTTAAAGGAGGAAGCGAAACCGGGCCCTCTCGGAGAACAGCCCCAAATCGCCGGAGACGTTTCGGTTGTACCGCCGCGATGTTGCAAGCCTCCCGTGAACCGGAACCGCTCCTGCAACACTTCCAAACGCGAGTGAGTCCCCTATCGATGAAGTAACGCCAGCCGAAAGCGGCACGAGTCTGCGGTTGGTCCATGCTTGCCCCGCACATTCCTTCGCGGAAAATGGTGGAAATCAACATTCGCCTGGAGCTTGCTGTATGGCGTGGATCGGACCTTTGTTATGATCTAGTGCGGCTCGATGGGATTCCAACTCCCGCGTCGCCACCGCCTGGAATCGAACTGGAACCCATTCAATGCGCAACGATTCTAAACATCCTCAAAAAATCTGCCGTCCGTTGGGCCGATCGTTTGTTCTGTTCATCGGTATCGCCCTTAGCGTTGCGACATCGGTTGAAGCACAACAATCACGGCGACCTGTCGACGCCTGCTTTATCGCCGGCGATCGAGTGCTTTTGGTCGCTTGCCAACGCAGCGGCGAAATCCTCGCACTCGATGCCGATTCGGGAGAGATTCAATCGCAGCTTGCGATCGGTGGCGATTTGGTAGCGATCGAACAGCTGGATGATGAGACGGCATGGGCCATCGATCAAACGGGAAACCGGTTGCTCGAGATCACGCTCGACGGCGGCAAACTATCCACGGGACTATCTATCGATTGCGTGAAAAATCCTGTCTCGGTGATCGCTGGCGAAGCGAACCAGTTGTTGGTGGCGGGGCTGTGGAGTCGTCAGGTGACGTGTGTGGCTCGCCCCGCTATCGACGAACCGGCGCGTCCGGTCTGGACTCGGAATCTAAACTTCTCTCCCAAGACATTGCGGTTGTTGCAGCCGGAAAACGTCGTGTTGGCAGTCGATGCGTTTGGCAGCCAGATCGCCTACCTGGACGCGTCGACCGGGGAACAACTCCGGCAGATCGAATTCTACGGGCATCGGATCCGCGGGATGGTCGACGATCCCGACGGCAAGCGGTTGATCGTTTCGCACCAGATGCTCAACTCCGCCGCTCAATCATCCAACAACGACATCCACTGGGGCATGATGGTTTCCAACGATCTGCGTTGGTTGGACCGCGGCCGTGTGATGGAAGCCGACGAAGAGAACTTCTACAAAGATGGGCACATCGATCCGATCGGGATTGTTGGACAGGGAGGCGCCGATCCGAACGATCTCGTCTGCACCGTCGACGGGATCGTTATCGTTCCGTTGGGTGGAGCGAACGAAGTAGCGATCGGCCACGAAGAGTTCTACGAATTGGCTCGCCTGCCCGTCGGCATCAATCCCGTAGCGGTTGCTGTCGATAGCCGCGGCAAGACCGGTTGGGTTGTCAATCGTCTGGACGATTCGTTGACCCAGATCGATATCGGAGAGCGAAGCGTATTGAAAACAGTTCGCTTGTCGGAGGATTGGACTCCCACGACAGCCGAACTCGGCGAACGCCTGTTTCACGACGCGTCGCTGGCGCACGATGGTTGGATGAGTTGTTCCAGTTGTCATCCCGGCGGCCACGCGGTGAACGAACGAGCGGACAATCTCAGCGACGGCGCCTACACGTCGCCCAAGCGAGTTATCTCGCTGTTGGGCCGCGCCGATACGGCTCCCTTCGGCTGGATCGGGGCCGACGCAAAATTGGAGGCTCAACTGCAGCGGACCGTCCGCACGACGATGCAGGGGCACAATAAACTCACCGGCGAACAGGTGACTCAGCTGACAGCGTTTCTGGACTCCTTGGTCCCACCGCCGCCGGTCGTCGACGCTTCGATCCCCGAGGTCGGCGAATCGATCGCGCGCGGCCAAGCGATCTTCGAACGCCAAAGCTGCAACGATTGCCACGCCGGCAGCAAATACACCTCGGCGGAATTGTACGACGTTGGGCTCGAAGACGAACTCGGACACACCCGCTTCAACCCGCCATCGCTGTTGGGCGTCGGCCAGCGCGGCCCACGCTACTTCCACGACCTACGAGCCGAATCGTTGGAAGCTGTCTTCACCGAGCACAAGCACACGCTAGATCAACCGCTCTCCCAACCCGACCTCGAAGACCTGCTGACCTTCCTGCGCAGCCTATAGGGTGCCCAATCCCCCATCTCGGCAAGCACCAGGCCGTAGGCCGACAAATCTAGTGCCGGCGGCGTATGCGGCCACTATATGGCGATCAGCAAAGTCTCAGGCCGCAGGCCGACACACGAACTGCCGGCGGTGTAAGCCGCCGGTTAGCGGCCGAGTAAGAACTCGCCCAAGGCCGGAGGCCGACACATTCTTGCATTCCTTGTGTCGGCCTCCGGCCTGGTTCAGCATCCGGCCTTGGCTACCGGCGGCTCACACCGCCGGCATTAGTTATGTCGGCCTCCGGCCTAAAAACAGCTCTTGTCTATTGTCCTGAACGAGGGGCAACAACATAGCTTCAGCGCACCGAGTCCCCCGGCTGCCCGACCACACCAAACTCAAGGACATGTTTCAGCAATCCCCCAGGCCGAAGGCCGGCACATGATCTGCCGGCGGTGTAAGCCGCCGGTATGATTTTATGATAGGAAAATACCAGGCCGGAGGCCGACACACGAACTGCCGGCGGTGTAAGCCGCCGGTTAGCGGAGGACCAAGAAAACTCCCTAGGCCGGAGGCCGGCACAATCGAGTGTTGAGTCCCGGTAATCGATCAATCAAATTTGCCTCAAAAACTCTTAACATTAGGTTGAAGCGGTGTAGGCTGGATTCGTTAAACAATATTGTATCGCGACACCAATCGATTCGGGTGGAGTACCAGCATGTCCACGCACCAACAGTTGCTCTATCACATCGTCTCTAGCGTGAAGGATCGACGCCCGTTGTTGCAAGACGATGCGCTTCGCGCCCAAGTCTGGTCGTACATGGCTGGAATCGCAAAAAATCTTGAAGGGTTCGCGATCAAAATTGGTGGCTTCTACGACCATGCGCACGTACTGGTCCGGATTCCAGCTAAAATCGCGGTTGCCGATTTCGTAGGAGCGCTGAAGTCTAATTCAAGTCGACAGATCAACGACGCGCGAGCGGGAAAGCTCAAGTTTCATTGGCAAGACGGCTACGGCGCGTTTACGGTTAGCCCTTCTCAAGCCGACAGGGTTGTCAGGTATATCGAAAATCAGTTGACACATCATGCGCAACAGACCTTCCAGGATGAGTATCTCGCGCTTTTGGCAAAGCATGAAATCGAATTCGATCCAGCGCGAGTTTGGGAGTAGTCCGAAGGTTTAGGGAGCTGCATTTAGGCAATCAATTTCTTCTTGTGCCTGCTGGCTCGATGGCATTCCTTGTGTCGGCCTCCGGCCTGCAAGCCGCCCTTGATGCAGTACCTGATCAAGGTGGGAGAATGAGATTTATACGGCTCACTAAATCCCCCGTGCCTCAAAGTATCAGCCGAT
Above is a genomic segment from Rosistilla ulvae containing:
- a CDS encoding MgtC/SapB family protein, whose protein sequence is MLQELDVQNLQTIAIAAACGAVLGIEREIAGKPAGIRTHIFVSAGSALMMILGQEIVDQFAQHEKDALLKADPIRILQAIVVGISFLGAGTIVHQKREGVEGLTTAATIYLTAGIGVATAVGRVSLALMLTAFAAVVLVVLGFVEDRIARHFHRKKAKKLD
- a CDS encoding TIGR03067 domain-containing protein, whose product is MFKKMTVHLTTVSLLLGLACVAVADNPTNEPVMQRLQGRWEVVAGVNQGRELSEVELKGTYNTVATNTITTYDRNEHQRFRAVFSIDSAEDPIQINMTSVPQKSTVAKRDLKVPTEDIVAAGILKFEGDDKWSLCYALPGNDRPTKFESPEGSKVMLFHLVRRQGDPVPDGRSASKAK
- a CDS encoding cytochrome c peroxidase yields the protein MRNDSKHPQKICRPLGRSFVLFIGIALSVATSVEAQQSRRPVDACFIAGDRVLLVACQRSGEILALDADSGEIQSQLAIGGDLVAIEQLDDETAWAIDQTGNRLLEITLDGGKLSTGLSIDCVKNPVSVIAGEANQLLVAGLWSRQVTCVARPAIDEPARPVWTRNLNFSPKTLRLLQPENVVLAVDAFGSQIAYLDASTGEQLRQIEFYGHRIRGMVDDPDGKRLIVSHQMLNSAAQSSNNDIHWGMMVSNDLRWLDRGRVMEADEENFYKDGHIDPIGIVGQGGADPNDLVCTVDGIVIVPLGGANEVAIGHEEFYELARLPVGINPVAVAVDSRGKTGWVVNRLDDSLTQIDIGERSVLKTVRLSEDWTPTTAELGERLFHDASLAHDGWMSCSSCHPGGHAVNERADNLSDGAYTSPKRVISLLGRADTAPFGWIGADAKLEAQLQRTVRTTMQGHNKLTGEQVTQLTAFLDSLVPPPPVVDASIPEVGESIARGQAIFERQSCNDCHAGSKYTSAELYDVGLEDELGHTRFNPPSLLGVGQRGPRYFHDLRAESLEAVFTEHKHTLDQPLSQPDLEDLLTFLRSL
- the tnpA gene encoding IS200/IS605 family transposase, which translates into the protein MSTHQQLLYHIVSSVKDRRPLLQDDALRAQVWSYMAGIAKNLEGFAIKIGGFYDHAHVLVRIPAKIAVADFVGALKSNSSRQINDARAGKLKFHWQDGYGAFTVSPSQADRVVRYIENQLTHHAQQTFQDEYLALLAKHEIEFDPARVWE